In Calonectris borealis chromosome 8, bCalBor7.hap1.2, whole genome shotgun sequence, a single genomic region encodes these proteins:
- the RGS2 gene encoding regulator of G-protein signaling 2, translating to MQSALFLALQHDGGRMERGGRRRSEAEEAEKGRMKRTIIKDWKTRLSYFLQNSSNSTKMKPKKVGKHRTYFRPSPEEARLWSEAFDELLANKYGLAAFRAFLKSEFCEENIEFWLACEDFKKTKSPQKLTSKAKKIYNDFIEKEAPKEINIDFQTKNMIAQNIQEATHTCFSAAQKRVYSLMENNSYPRFLESEFYQELCKKTPITRAAQGT from the exons ATGCAGAGCGCGCTGTTCCTGGCGCTGCAGCACGACGGCGGGCGGAtggagcggggcggccgccgccgcagcGAGGCGGAGGAGGCGGAGAAGGGCCGGATGAAGAGGACGAT catTAAAGATTGGAAAACGAGGCTGAGCTACTTCCTGCAGAACTCTTCCAATTCTACGAAAATGAAACCTAAGAAAGTGGGGAAACACCGCACCTACTTCAG ACCTTCCCCGGAAGAAGCCCGGCTGTGGTCAGAAGCTTTTGATGAACTGCTTGCTAATAAAT atGGTCTTGCTGCTTTCCGAGCTTTTCTGAAGTCCGAGTTCTGCGAAGAGAACATCGAGTTCTGGTTGGCCTGTGAGGACTTCAAGAAAACCAAGTCACCCCAGAAGCTGACATCgaaagcaaagaaaatctacAATGACTTCATTGAAAAGGAGGCTCCCAAAGAG ATAAACATAGACTTCCAAACCAAGAACATGATTGCACAGAATATTCAAGAAGCCACGCATACCTGCTTCAGTGCAGCACAGAAGAGAGTTTACAGCTTAATGGAGAATAACTCATACCCACGGTTTTTGGAATCTGAATTCTATCAGGAGCTGTGCAAGAAGACGCCCATCACCAGAGCGGCCCAGGGGACATGA